A window of Belonocnema kinseyi isolate 2016_QV_RU_SX_M_011 chromosome 9, B_treatae_v1, whole genome shotgun sequence contains these coding sequences:
- the LOC117180681 gene encoding uncharacterized protein LOC117180681, which translates to MVQKERFSKEIDILKPILKTSSNETPVSLLKKIGKPLSKLSPFLDEHGLLRVGGRLKKSDLAYDTKHPLLLSSQHHLTDIIIREIHERTKHAGISLTFYTLRERFWIINGKHQIRGIIHRCVTCIRHSPQDSHAKMADMPDVRVNESPAFCHTGVDFFGPILIKEKKDRNKTFIKTYGCVFVCMVSKAVHIEIAVDLSTEGFLAALSRFIHRRGTPERVFSDNGTNFVGANRELTEIYKLVDSREFKQTVGNYALSKKIDWEFNPALSPHFGGLWEAAVKSFKHHLKRVLGDKKLTYEQLNTLVIEIEAILNSRPLYTFSADQNDPLAITPAHLLIGRPFTVLPEPNLLSVPDNRLSVYNFITKARQDFWKKWHKEYLHELQVRNKWQSSTAELKVGSVVLLLEDNVACARWPLVVIVEIFPGSDGIARVASVKTANGVYKRNITRLCILPIM; encoded by the coding sequence ATGGTACAGAAGGAAAGGTTTTCAAAGGAGATAGATATTTTGAAACCTATCTTAAAAACTAGCTCCAATGAAACACCTGTTTCCTTACTAAAGAAAATAGGCAAACCTTTGAGCAAACTCAGTCCCTTCCTCGATGAGCACGGCCTTCTTCGTGTCGGAGGACGCCTGAAAAAATCTGATCTGGCGTACGATACTAAACATCCTCTTCTATTGTCTAGTCAACATCATTTGACTGATATTatcattcgtgaaattcatgaacGTACTAAGCATGCTGGTATTTCGTTAACCTTCTATACACTTCGTGAGAGATTTTGGATTATCAATGGAAAACACCAAATCCGTGGTATAATTCATCGTTGTGTGACATGCATTCGTCATAGTCCTCAGGATTCGCATGCAAAAATGGCAGATATGCCGGATGTTCGTGTCAATGAATCTCCGGCTTTCTGTCACACTGGAGTTGATTTCTTCGGTCCTATCCTCATCAAAGAGAAAAAGGATCGTAACAAAACTTTCATAAAAACTTACGGTTGCGTTTTCGTATGCATGGTTTCAAAGGCAGTGCATATTGAAATCGCAGTCGATCTCTCTACTGAAGGTTTTCTCGCAGCTTTGAGTAGGTTCATTCATCGTCGAGGCACTCCAGAACGTGTCTTTTCCGACAACGGAACCAATTTTGTAGGGGCTAATAGAGAGCTTACTGAAATTTATAAGCTTGTCGATAGCCGTGAATTCAAACAAACAGTAGGAAATTATGCTCTTTCCAAAAAGATAGACTGGGAATTCAACCCAGCTTTATCTCCTCATTTTGGAGGTCTTTGGGAAGCGGCTGTAAAGAGTTTCAAACACCATTTGAAACGCGTTTTAGGGGACAAGAAACTTACGTATGAACAACTTAATACCTTAGTAATTGAAATTGAAGCTATCTTGAATTCTCGTCCTCTATACACATTTTCAGCCGACCAAAATGATCCTCTAGCTATCACCCCCGCTCATCTTCTCATAGGTAGACCATTCACTGTCTTACCAGAACCTAATTTGCTTTCAGTTCCTGATAATCGGCTATCTGTGTACAACTTCATCACCAAGGCCCGACAGGACTTTTGGAAAAAATGGCACAAGGAGTATCTACACGAGCTCCAGGTCCGTAACAAATGGCAATCATCTACCGCTGAACTCAAAGTTGGTTCTGTGGTACTCCTCCTCGAGGACAACGTCGCATGCGCTAGATGGCCATTGGTTGTGATCGTCGAGATCTTTCCCGGAAGCGACGGCATCGCAAGAGTGGCGTCCGTTAAAACTGCGAACGGCGTTTACAAACGCAACATAACACGTTTATGTATATTACCAATAATGTAA